A genomic window from Micromonospora sp. WMMA1947 includes:
- a CDS encoding oxygenase MpaB family protein produces MRARYANLTRIRALDPERDYLAIYQTMLRYEFPWDMKLGLNLAFNRSFSIPAIAAVHTATGELTERTQKRIDDTGLLMYEMVLNGFDQPRGRDALRRINQIHRPYDIPNDDYLYVLGCLVVIPTRWLQHYGWRHPCCHERRATYLFYRELGRRMGITEIPSSYEEFETWFDAYDAAHLQPNDDAAAIERATRMLMLTRIPKPLAPLGNALVSAMYDAPLRRAMRVDAPAWPVRAGLHAVLKLRAGLQRWFGAPRTTALFANGIKAKSYPDGYEISQLGPQQDHVPRRPSA; encoded by the coding sequence ATGAGAGCCCGCTACGCCAACCTGACACGCATCCGCGCTCTGGACCCTGAGCGTGACTACCTGGCCATCTACCAGACCATGCTGCGCTACGAGTTCCCCTGGGACATGAAGCTGGGGCTGAACCTTGCCTTCAACCGGTCCTTCTCCATCCCGGCCATCGCCGCGGTGCACACCGCCACCGGTGAGCTGACCGAGCGCACCCAGAAGCGCATCGACGACACCGGCCTCCTGATGTACGAGATGGTGCTCAACGGGTTCGACCAACCGCGCGGCCGGGACGCGCTGCGGCGAATCAACCAGATCCACCGCCCGTACGACATCCCCAACGACGACTACCTCTACGTCCTCGGCTGCTTGGTGGTAATCCCCACCCGATGGCTGCAGCACTACGGCTGGCGGCATCCCTGCTGCCACGAGCGACGGGCCACCTACCTGTTTTATCGGGAGTTGGGCCGGCGGATGGGCATCACCGAGATCCCCAGCTCCTACGAAGAGTTCGAGACCTGGTTTGACGCCTACGACGCCGCGCACCTGCAGCCCAACGACGACGCGGCCGCTATCGAGCGAGCCACCCGGATGCTGATGCTCACCCGCATCCCCAAGCCGCTCGCACCGCTGGGCAACGCGCTGGTCAGCGCCATGTACGACGCGCCTCTCCGGCGCGCGATGCGAGTTGACGCGCCCGCGTGGCCGGTCCGGGCTGGCCTGCATGCTGTACTGAAGCTGCGGGCGGGGCTCCAACGGTGGTTCGGCGCGCCGCGGACCACGGCGCTGTTCGCCAACGGG
- a CDS encoding MAB_1171c family putative transporter — protein sequence MDTTLYAVCAVAGWFAFGYMLRLQHRQPGRVRGAICVALGAFAAGITLAIPPLAAGIDDASGLPNLAKVISHACAMTIAASAENMLLHLALPPAKAAARSRLWVWVTSGAFLAMAGLFAYTLTYDAPVLLTVEYARDPVVTAYLLIFMLVGFFAYCTDITRLCWRFARVCGRPWLRRGLRITAVGAAFALLYSTNKIVYLIAYWTGYQPSGEREIAAVLVTISALLMMVGLTMPAWGPILTITRRWDDFRSYRRLEPLWRDLVSALPELELDASLRRPLGAVRDIDYALTRRVAEIRDGRLALRPYMDAKVTELAEQFAEQAGLTADERRSNVEAAHLACALRRHQAGVVAAVPQPADDLHRPGGGYAGEIAWLIRVTAAYAQSPVVARTLVAARLAAAQDSPHSVVGDAQR from the coding sequence ATGGATACCACCCTGTACGCCGTCTGCGCGGTCGCCGGCTGGTTCGCCTTCGGCTACATGCTGCGGCTCCAGCACCGGCAGCCCGGCCGGGTCCGAGGCGCGATCTGTGTGGCACTCGGGGCCTTCGCCGCCGGGATCACCCTCGCCATCCCGCCCCTCGCAGCAGGCATCGACGACGCATCCGGGCTACCCAACCTGGCCAAAGTCATCTCCCACGCCTGCGCTATGACGATCGCTGCGAGCGCCGAGAACATGCTGCTTCACCTCGCCCTGCCACCGGCGAAGGCCGCAGCCCGGAGCCGGCTCTGGGTGTGGGTCACCAGCGGCGCGTTCCTCGCGATGGCCGGACTGTTCGCCTACACACTCACCTACGACGCCCCGGTGCTTCTGACGGTCGAGTACGCGCGAGATCCCGTCGTGACCGCCTACCTGCTGATCTTCATGCTGGTCGGCTTCTTTGCCTACTGCACCGACATCACCCGCCTGTGCTGGCGCTTCGCCCGCGTCTGCGGACGCCCTTGGCTCCGCCGCGGCCTCCGCATCACCGCCGTCGGTGCAGCCTTCGCCCTGCTCTACAGCACCAACAAGATCGTCTACCTCATCGCTTACTGGACCGGCTACCAACCTTCTGGCGAGAGAGAGATCGCCGCTGTCCTGGTGACCATCAGCGCGTTGCTCATGATGGTCGGCCTCACCATGCCGGCATGGGGCCCCATCCTCACGATCACTCGGCGCTGGGACGACTTCCGCTCCTACCGGCGACTCGAACCGCTCTGGCGGGACCTCGTCAGCGCCCTGCCCGAACTCGAACTCGATGCAAGCCTGCGCCGACCGCTCGGGGCGGTCCGCGACATCGACTACGCACTGACCCGCCGGGTGGCCGAGATCCGCGACGGCCGTCTCGCGCTCCGCCCGTACATGGACGCCAAGGTGACGGAGCTGGCCGAGCAGTTCGCCGAGCAGGCCGGTCTGACCGCCGACGAGCGGCGGTCGAACGTGGAGGCGGCGCACCTGGCTTGCGCCCTGCGTCGACACCAAGCCGGCGTGGTCGCGGCGGTCCCCCAACCGGCGGACGATCTCCATCGCCCAGGCGGTGGCTACGCCGGCGAGATCGCATGGCTGATCCGGGTCACCGCCGCCTATGCCCAATCCCCCGTGGTGGCCCGGACGCTCGTCGCGGCCCGGCTCGCAGCCGCCCAGGACTCCCCGCACTCCGTGGTTGGAGATGCCCAACGATGA
- a CDS encoding SAF domain-containing protein, which yields MTTTPTKATRAASPVAAPYAIPRVAPQRRWRPALVWLAVALVAAGGLIATAVLRKVGTTAEYLAVSTTVEVGSVIDRSDLTTVRITVDPALKPIRASAADDVVGKFAAVALVPGTLLTQAQLTETAVPGQGQQLVGLSLPQERMPAERVKPGADVLLVVTADDGPVSNQQQSAAPISIKATVVDVRAGAKEGTTLLNVAVAERDGPLVASRAAAGRIVVALTAGT from the coding sequence ATGACCACTACGCCAACCAAGGCCACCCGCGCCGCCTCGCCGGTCGCTGCCCCGTACGCAATTCCCCGGGTCGCTCCGCAACGCCGCTGGCGGCCGGCGCTGGTCTGGCTGGCGGTGGCGCTGGTGGCCGCCGGCGGGCTGATCGCAACCGCCGTGCTGCGCAAGGTCGGGACCACGGCCGAGTACCTGGCGGTGAGCACCACGGTCGAGGTCGGCTCCGTCATCGACCGGTCGGACCTCACCACGGTGCGGATCACCGTCGACCCGGCACTCAAGCCGATCAGGGCCAGCGCCGCCGATGACGTCGTCGGCAAGTTCGCGGCGGTCGCATTGGTACCCGGCACCCTGCTGACGCAAGCGCAGCTCACCGAGACGGCTGTACCGGGCCAGGGACAGCAGCTGGTGGGTCTCAGCCTGCCGCAGGAGCGCATGCCCGCCGAGAGGGTCAAGCCCGGTGCCGACGTGCTGCTCGTCGTGACCGCCGACGACGGTCCCGTCTCCAACCAGCAGCAGAGCGCCGCGCCGATCAGCATCAAGGCCACCGTGGTGGACGTGCGTGCCGGCGCCAAGGAGGGCACCACGTTGCTCAACGTCGCCGTCGCTGAGCGCGATGGACCGCTCGTCGCCTCCCGCGCGGCCGCCGGCCGCATCGTCGTGGCACTGACGGCGGGGACCTGA
- a CDS encoding ImmA/IrrE family metallo-endopeptidase, protein MLILRWQYADERGNADVKLHRLRKRCEQIAAEVEIPEPFDIQTLCNLLGQRRGRPIHLVPIRLPAHTVCGMCVPTGEFDAIFFEQDTSPLHQLLIIGHELGHLLAGHRATEVLDPDASRLLLPDLDPQLVRRSLGRSNYAAAEEREAEMIGSLLLRRARAGRDEGQDSPLDSRYAELYGRLRHSLEHPDW, encoded by the coding sequence GTGCTGATCCTTCGGTGGCAGTACGCCGACGAGCGGGGGAACGCTGACGTGAAGTTGCACCGACTACGCAAACGCTGCGAGCAGATCGCCGCCGAGGTGGAGATACCGGAGCCGTTCGACATCCAGACGCTGTGCAACCTGCTCGGCCAACGGCGTGGCCGGCCCATCCACCTGGTGCCGATCAGGCTCCCGGCGCACACGGTATGCGGGATGTGCGTGCCGACCGGCGAGTTCGACGCCATCTTCTTCGAGCAGGACACCTCGCCCCTGCATCAACTGCTGATCATCGGGCACGAGTTGGGCCACCTGCTCGCTGGCCACCGGGCCACCGAAGTCCTGGACCCGGACGCCTCCCGCCTGCTGCTGCCCGACCTCGACCCGCAGCTGGTCCGGCGCAGCCTCGGCCGGAGCAACTACGCAGCCGCCGAGGAGCGCGAGGCCGAGATGATCGGATCGCTGCTGCTGCGACGGGCACGCGCTGGCCGCGACGAAGGACAGGACTCGCCGCTGGACAGCCGTTATGCCGAGTTGTATGGCCGGCTGCGACACTCGCTGGAACACCCCGACTGGTAG